A part of Pantoea vagans genomic DNA contains:
- a CDS encoding DUF2058 domain-containing protein, translating to MTKLTLQEQMLKAGLVSSKKMDKVQRTAKKSRVQAREARAAVEDNKKAQLERDKQLNEQQKLAVLSKEYKAQVKQLIEMNKIDVARGDISFNFTDNNLIKKIMVDKLTQTQLINGRLAIARLTADKSGESQYAIIPASVADKIAQRDASAIVLNSALSEEAQDEDDPYADFKVPDDLMW from the coding sequence ATGACAAAACTCACCTTGCAAGAGCAGATGCTGAAAGCGGGCTTAGTATCCAGCAAAAAAATGGATAAGGTTCAGCGTACCGCGAAGAAATCCCGGGTTCAGGCGCGCGAAGCCAGAGCGGCGGTAGAGGACAACAAAAAAGCGCAGCTTGAGCGGGATAAGCAGCTGAACGAACAGCAGAAGCTGGCTGTGCTGTCGAAAGAGTACAAAGCGCAGGTCAAGCAGCTGATTGAAATGAACAAAATTGACGTGGCGCGAGGCGACATCAGCTTTAACTTTACCGACAACAACCTGATTAAAAAAATCATGGTGGATAAGCTGACGCAGACGCAGCTGATCAATGGTCGTCTCGCCATTGCCCGCCTGACTGCTGACAAAAGTGGCGAGAGCCAGTACGCCATCATCCCGGCCAGCGTGGCGGATAAAATTGCCCAGCGTGATGCCAGCGCCATCGTCTTAAACAGCGCGCTGAGCGAAGAAGCACAGGACGAAGATGATCCCTATGCAGATTTCAAAGTGCCGGATGATCTGATGTGGTAA